One window of Microbacterium sp. Root61 genomic DNA carries:
- a CDS encoding response regulator transcription factor: MSIPADVLKTAVIIEDDPDIRRLLAEVLESAGFSTVSVGNGIDGVKAVLTYKPLITTLDVNMPGIDGIEAARRIRASHSDTYIIMLTGMQEEADVVIGLGSGADDYLAKPFRPRELRARIDSILRRVPAAGGHAAVPMQESVGPSFPGARPTTVANPVIRPAVMDRTSAPASAAPPAAPRDEASETPVPVPVDGAHGEWLHHRDLQLQPDTRIVQLRGAELDLTRTEFDLLATLLESKRRVRSKADLTLVLRGESYVTSYFVGDADKRAIEAHMTNLRRKLGDTPVNARYIETVRGVGYRMTAE; this comes from the coding sequence ATGAGCATCCCCGCCGACGTCCTCAAGACCGCCGTCATCATCGAGGACGACCCCGATATCCGGCGTCTGCTGGCCGAGGTCCTCGAGTCTGCGGGCTTCTCCACCGTGTCGGTCGGCAACGGGATCGACGGCGTGAAGGCCGTCCTCACGTACAAGCCGCTCATCACGACGCTCGACGTCAACATGCCCGGGATCGACGGCATCGAAGCGGCACGGCGCATCCGCGCCTCGCATTCCGACACGTACATCATCATGCTCACCGGGATGCAGGAGGAGGCCGACGTCGTGATCGGCCTCGGCTCGGGTGCGGACGACTACCTGGCCAAGCCGTTCCGGCCGCGCGAGCTCCGCGCCCGTATCGACTCGATCCTGCGCCGGGTGCCCGCAGCCGGCGGGCATGCGGCAGTGCCGATGCAGGAGAGCGTCGGCCCCTCGTTCCCCGGCGCGCGCCCGACGACGGTGGCGAACCCCGTCATCCGGCCGGCCGTGATGGACCGCACGTCTGCGCCGGCTTCGGCAGCTCCCCCGGCCGCCCCGCGCGACGAGGCATCCGAAACCCCGGTGCCGGTCCCGGTCGACGGCGCGCACGGCGAATGGCTGCACCACCGCGACCTGCAGCTCCAGCCCGATACCCGCATCGTCCAGCTGCGCGGCGCAGAGCTGGACCTGACGCGCACCGAGTTCGACCTGCTCGCGACCCTCCTCGAATCCAAGCGCCGGGTGCGCAGCAAGGCCGACCTCACCCTGGTGCTGCGCGGCGAGTCGTACGTCACGAGCTATTTCGTCGGCGACGCCGACAAGCGCGCGATCGAGGCGCACATGACGAACCTGCGCCGCAAGCTCGGCGACACCCCGGTCAACGCCCGCTACATCGAGACCGTCCGGGGCGTCGGCTACCGCATGACCGCCGAATAG